The following proteins are co-located in the Motilibacter rhizosphaerae genome:
- a CDS encoding CpaF family protein, with translation MRAVTVVEDEVRELVRRRGIDPVTDPGAVRRLVDDVIAEYDDRSLDGRLPVLDDADVVARDVFDAVAGFGPLQRFLDDPTVEEIWVNEPSKVFVARHGVAELTTTVLSAQEVRDLVERMLKSSGRRVDVSSPFVDASLPDGSRVHVVIPDITRHSWSVNIRKFVARATHLDDLVALGTLTPQAARFLDAAVAAGLNILVAGGTQAGKTTLLNCLLAAVPARERVITCEETFELKAPLSDCVALQCRQPSLEGTGEIRLRRLVKEALRMRPSRIVVGEVRQEESLDLLIALNSGLPGMCTIHANSAREAVAKLCTLPLLAGENVSYQFVVPTVASCIDVVVHAATDLDGKRRVREILAVPGRVEGGVVETADLFVTRDGALVRADGWPPHQDRFAAAGLDLVRLLGGS, from the coding sequence GTGCGCGCCGTCACGGTGGTGGAGGACGAGGTCCGCGAGCTCGTCCGCCGGCGCGGCATCGACCCCGTCACCGACCCGGGCGCGGTCCGCCGCCTCGTCGACGACGTCATCGCCGAGTACGACGACCGCAGCCTCGACGGGCGCCTCCCCGTCCTCGACGACGCCGACGTCGTCGCCCGCGACGTGTTCGACGCGGTCGCAGGATTCGGTCCGCTGCAGCGGTTCCTCGACGACCCGACGGTCGAGGAGATCTGGGTCAACGAGCCCAGCAAGGTGTTCGTCGCCCGCCACGGGGTCGCCGAGCTGACGACGACGGTGCTGAGTGCCCAGGAGGTCCGCGACCTCGTCGAGCGGATGCTGAAGAGCTCCGGGCGCCGGGTCGACGTGAGCTCGCCGTTCGTCGACGCCTCGCTGCCCGACGGCAGCCGCGTGCACGTCGTCATCCCCGACATCACCCGGCACAGCTGGTCCGTCAACATCAGGAAGTTCGTGGCCCGGGCGACGCACCTCGACGACCTCGTGGCGCTCGGTACGCTGACGCCCCAGGCCGCCCGCTTCCTCGACGCGGCCGTCGCGGCCGGGCTCAACATCCTCGTCGCCGGCGGCACGCAGGCGGGCAAGACGACCCTGCTGAACTGCCTGCTGGCAGCGGTTCCTGCCCGCGAGCGCGTCATCACCTGCGAGGAGACCTTCGAGCTCAAGGCGCCCCTCAGCGACTGCGTCGCGCTGCAGTGCCGGCAGCCGAGCCTCGAGGGTACGGGCGAGATCCGGCTGCGCCGCCTCGTCAAGGAGGCCCTGCGCATGCGGCCCTCCCGCATCGTCGTCGGCGAGGTGCGGCAGGAGGAGAGCCTGGACCTGCTGATCGCCTTGAACTCCGGACTGCCCGGCATGTGCACCATCCACGCGAACAGCGCCCGTGAGGCCGTCGCCAAGCTGTGCACGCTCCCCTTGCTGGCAGGGGAGAACGTCTCCTACCAGTTCGTCGTGCCGACCGTTGCCTCCTGCATCGACGTCGTCGTCCACGCGGCGACGGACCTCGACGGCAAGCGGCGGGTCCGCGAGATCCTCGCCGTACCAGGGCGTGTCGAGGGCGGCGTCGTCGAGACCGCCGACCTGTTCGTGACGCGCGACGGCGCGCTCGTGCGCGCCGACGGCTGGCCGCCGCACCAGGACCGCTTCGCGGCCGCGGGCCTCGACCTCGTCCGCCTGCTCGGGGGCAGCTGA
- a CDS encoding DUF222 domain-containing protein has protein sequence MEQVAAGPMLLSLVQQLSRDEGLLRAWALAGEGAASSRPESVVLADARLALVQACARVEAVAAAVKAELVASAYGQITTATAEAVPDAARGGGAEASARAEMALALRMTERGTAAMVDGALLLTTRHPGTRWLLTEGHLSPAHARVIVDEASVLADEDVPALEAAVLRRAPERTVSELRRDVRRAVAKLDPRGAAERHAAAVQQRSVRVTPLPDGMAEIRALLTADEAQVVCGALDRIARDLPTADRGFGARAGSRADALVAVCSVLLDPTADGDFLPALTRTAAPVAVQVQISAATLLGLAEDPAHLVGHGPIPADLGRLLASDGTWQLAITDPEGRLLDLHRLRYQPTAAQRARVTALWLHCGHPTCSVPASRCDVDHTVPFNHEAPGTGDPDDPGGGHTTCRNLCPRCRLHHNLKTWWGWTTTLLPDGTIAHRTPLGRVYEARPEPQPCAA, from the coding sequence GGTGCTGCATCGTCCCGGCCGGAGTCCGTGGTGCTCGCGGATGCCCGGCTGGCGCTGGTGCAGGCCTGCGCGCGGGTGGAGGCGGTGGCGGCCGCGGTGAAGGCGGAGCTCGTCGCCTCGGCCTACGGGCAGATCACGACGGCGACCGCGGAGGCAGTGCCGGACGCGGCGCGGGGCGGCGGGGCAGAAGCCTCAGCGCGGGCGGAGATGGCGCTCGCGCTGCGCATGACCGAGCGCGGGACCGCCGCGATGGTCGACGGCGCACTGCTACTGACGACACGCCACCCCGGTACGCGGTGGCTGCTCACCGAGGGTCACCTGTCCCCCGCGCACGCCCGCGTGATCGTGGACGAGGCGTCCGTCCTCGCCGACGAGGACGTCCCGGCGCTGGAGGCGGCGGTGCTGCGCCGCGCGCCGGAGCGGACGGTCAGCGAGCTGCGCCGCGACGTGCGCCGCGCGGTGGCGAAGCTCGACCCGCGCGGGGCGGCGGAGCGGCACGCCGCCGCCGTCCAGCAGCGGAGCGTGCGGGTCACCCCGCTGCCCGATGGGATGGCCGAGATCCGCGCGCTGCTCACGGCGGACGAGGCGCAGGTCGTGTGCGGCGCGCTCGACCGGATCGCCCGCGACCTGCCCACCGCCGACCGCGGGTTCGGGGCGAGGGCCGGGTCACGCGCCGACGCGCTCGTCGCGGTGTGCTCCGTGCTGCTCGACCCGACCGCGGACGGCGACTTCCTCCCTGCGCTGACGAGGACGGCCGCGCCGGTGGCGGTGCAGGTGCAGATCTCCGCCGCCACGCTCCTCGGCCTCGCCGAGGACCCCGCGCACCTCGTGGGCCACGGCCCGATCCCCGCCGACCTCGGCCGCCTGCTCGCGAGCGACGGGACCTGGCAGCTCGCGATCACCGACCCCGAGGGCCGGCTGTTGGACCTCCACCGCCTGCGCTACCAACCCACCGCAGCCCAGCGCGCACGGGTGACGGCGCTGTGGCTGCACTGCGGGCACCCGACGTGCTCGGTCCCCGCGAGCCGCTGCGACGTCGACCACACCGTGCCCTTCAACCACGAAGCTCCAGGCACTGGCGATCCCGACGACCCGGGCGGCGGCCACACCACCTGCCGCAACCTCTGCCCCCGGTGCCGGCTGCATCACAACCTCAAGACCTGGTGGGGCTGGACCACCACCCTGCTCCCCGACGGGACCATCGCCCACCGCACACCCCTTGGCCGGGTCTACGAAGCACGACCAGAACCCCAACCCTGCGCCGCCTGA
- a CDS encoding HAD-IA family hydrolase, with amino-acid sequence MDSVRAFLFDMDGTLVDSDAAVERAWTRWAAEYAVDPEVVLAVAHGVPSDATVARVRPDLSAADARVASLRQLELQYDDLVDVVACPGAHELLAAVEAAGIPWAVVTSADDRLAANRLGAAGIVAPLLVTVDDVTVDGVVHGKPDPEGYLLAARELGVDPRECLVVEDSPGGVRAGRAAGATVAGLKGVEADLALTSLLDLLPHVTR; translated from the coding sequence GTGGACTCCGTGCGCGCCTTCCTCTTCGACATGGACGGCACGCTCGTCGACTCCGACGCGGCCGTGGAGCGGGCGTGGACCCGCTGGGCCGCCGAGTACGCCGTGGACCCCGAGGTCGTCCTCGCCGTCGCCCACGGGGTGCCCTCCGACGCGACGGTCGCGCGCGTACGCCCCGACCTCTCGGCTGCGGACGCGCGGGTGGCCTCGCTGCGCCAGCTCGAGCTGCAGTACGACGACCTCGTGGACGTCGTCGCCTGCCCGGGCGCCCACGAACTGCTGGCGGCGGTCGAGGCCGCCGGGATCCCGTGGGCGGTCGTGACCAGTGCGGACGACCGGCTCGCCGCGAACCGGCTCGGCGCCGCGGGGATCGTGGCGCCGCTGCTCGTCACCGTGGATGACGTGACGGTGGACGGCGTGGTGCACGGCAAGCCCGACCCGGAGGGCTACCTGCTCGCCGCGCGCGAGCTCGGCGTCGACCCGCGCGAGTGCCTGGTCGTCGAGGACTCCCCCGGCGGCGTACGGGCCGGGCGGGCCGCCGGCGCGACGGTCGCCGGGCTCAAGGGCGTCGAGGCGGACCTCGCGCTGACGAGCCTGCTGGACCTGCTGCCGCACGTCACCCGTTAG
- a CDS encoding HNH endonuclease family protein — translation MLLDHPAARRLHVLLLLCLAVLLSGCWSSTPASSGSPGAAGSAVDALQRLPVASRVATGYRRAAFGDGWLDLDGDGCSTRQEVLRRDLTGVRLSGLCTVDSGRLADPYTGRVVVFQRGPRTSADVQVDHVVALADAWRTGAAGWSAARRERFANDPLELLAVDGEVNQDKGDGDAAQWLPPLPSARCAYVARQVAVKTAYGLAVRPSERSAMLRVLGTCPGQRLPSARSSAVR, via the coding sequence GTGCTCCTCGACCACCCGGCTGCCCGGCGCCTGCACGTGCTGCTGCTCCTCTGCCTGGCCGTCCTGCTCTCGGGGTGCTGGTCGTCGACCCCGGCGTCGTCCGGCTCCCCCGGCGCTGCCGGCAGTGCGGTGGACGCGCTGCAGCGGCTGCCGGTCGCGAGCCGGGTCGCCACGGGCTACCGCCGGGCGGCCTTCGGGGACGGGTGGCTCGACCTCGACGGTGACGGCTGCAGCACCCGGCAGGAGGTGCTGCGCCGGGACCTGACCGGCGTCCGGCTGTCCGGCCTGTGCACGGTGGACAGCGGGCGCCTCGCCGACCCGTACACCGGGCGGGTGGTGGTGTTCCAGCGCGGCCCGCGCACGAGCGCCGACGTGCAGGTCGACCACGTCGTCGCCCTCGCCGACGCCTGGCGCACGGGGGCCGCGGGGTGGTCAGCGGCGCGTCGTGAGCGCTTCGCGAACGACCCGCTCGAGCTCCTCGCGGTGGACGGCGAGGTCAACCAGGACAAGGGCGACGGCGACGCTGCCCAGTGGCTGCCCCCGCTCCCCTCCGCCCGCTGCGCCTACGTCGCGCGGCAAGTGGCCGTGAAGACGGCCTACGGCCTGGCGGTACGCCCGAGCGAGCGCTCCGCGATGCTCCGCGTGCTGGGCACGTGCCCGGGCCAGCGACTGCCGAGTGCGCGTTCGTCCGCGGTGCGCTGA
- a CDS encoding CARDB domain-containing protein has protein sequence MSRSPRSLRLLTRLLVVPVLAGGALVPAVDAAAQPALTTLTGTVLQVHGAPPPPGSHEPEDVRAAVQVGDRVLELDGVDAESLPSGAPVQVRGRVEGASLDVGVTGGTLRQLGAAPVKATATGVRSLLAINVSWPGGTLHETPALEDAFLFGPDDRSVQSWYADVSAGRLSWTGAETPQLSVTDPGTCDLYALSDRAQAAAVAAGYDPSAYSAIIINAPALHCPSAGYGEVGGRRTWVQDGLWDLSSGYGRLVATHEIAHALGLFHSHGLECGSLTDSAECEAASATTSNEEYGNAWDAMGNNWPGDVSDAVAEFSAPQLLALGWLPSDAVRDVTASGQYALAPLEQSDATGARVLVLSSGARRYYVEYRQPIGQDAFMAGFPASVSGVHIAVRDTGSTDTAAFALDTTPHANQPGDYTDFYDAPLQPGSTFTDPAGDVSITALGSGRVQVQVGGSAPDLVVDAVTTSPTTVLAGSAVHLSATLRNAGTAALPAGQSLRVAFLLAGSPVAWYDGVPGPLAPGASTTVTATAGPGGGTWTPTAAGTYGLKAVADDDGRVTESDESDNALRVRVSVVAPLPDLSVSAVSWTPSVPQPGSTVRFTATVRNTGDAATVAGAPLHVQFLVNGSPVGAYAGPTPSIAPGGSATLSATGTWSVPKAGDFRVKATVNDDRAVREVSTDDDTLRVTLTVPRG, from the coding sequence ATGTCCCGTTCCCCTCGCTCGCTGCGCCTGCTAACGCGTCTCCTCGTCGTCCCCGTCCTCGCCGGCGGCGCCCTCGTCCCGGCCGTCGACGCAGCCGCGCAGCCCGCGCTCACGACGCTCACCGGCACCGTCCTCCAGGTCCACGGCGCGCCGCCGCCCCCCGGCAGCCACGAGCCCGAGGACGTCCGCGCCGCGGTCCAGGTCGGGGACCGCGTCCTCGAGCTCGACGGGGTCGACGCGGAGTCCCTCCCGTCCGGAGCGCCCGTCCAGGTGCGTGGACGGGTCGAGGGCGCCTCGCTCGACGTCGGCGTCACCGGCGGCACGCTGCGCCAGCTGGGAGCCGCCCCCGTCAAGGCCACCGCGACCGGCGTCCGCTCGCTGCTCGCGATCAACGTCTCCTGGCCGGGCGGCACGCTGCACGAGACGCCCGCGCTGGAGGACGCGTTCCTCTTCGGGCCGGACGACCGCTCCGTGCAGAGCTGGTACGCCGACGTCTCCGCCGGACGGCTCTCCTGGACCGGCGCGGAGACGCCCCAGCTGAGCGTCACCGACCCCGGGACCTGCGACCTGTACGCGCTGAGCGACCGCGCGCAGGCCGCCGCGGTCGCCGCGGGGTACGACCCCTCCGCATACAGCGCGATCATCATCAACGCCCCCGCCCTGCACTGCCCCTCCGCCGGCTACGGCGAGGTCGGCGGCCGGCGCACCTGGGTGCAGGACGGGCTGTGGGACCTCTCCAGCGGCTACGGCCGGCTCGTCGCCACCCACGAGATCGCGCACGCGCTCGGTCTCTTCCACTCCCACGGCCTCGAGTGCGGCTCGCTCACCGACTCCGCGGAGTGCGAGGCCGCGTCGGCGACGACGAGCAACGAGGAGTACGGCAACGCCTGGGACGCCATGGGCAACAACTGGCCCGGCGACGTGTCCGACGCGGTGGCGGAGTTCAGCGCGCCGCAGCTGCTCGCCCTCGGGTGGCTGCCCTCGGACGCCGTCCGCGACGTCACGGCCAGCGGCCAGTACGCCCTGGCCCCGCTCGAGCAGTCGGACGCGACCGGCGCCCGCGTGCTCGTGCTGTCGTCCGGGGCGCGCCGCTACTACGTCGAGTACCGGCAGCCGATCGGCCAGGACGCGTTCATGGCCGGCTTCCCCGCCTCGGTCTCGGGCGTGCACATCGCCGTCCGCGACACCGGCAGCACCGACACCGCTGCCTTCGCGCTCGACACGACGCCGCACGCGAACCAGCCCGGCGACTACACCGACTTCTACGACGCCCCGCTGCAGCCGGGCAGCACCTTCACCGACCCGGCCGGCGACGTCTCGATCACGGCGCTCGGCTCGGGCCGGGTGCAGGTGCAGGTCGGTGGCAGCGCGCCCGACCTCGTGGTCGACGCCGTCACCACCAGCCCGACCACCGTGCTCGCCGGCAGCGCCGTCCACCTGTCCGCGACGCTGCGCAACGCCGGGACTGCCGCGCTGCCCGCCGGGCAGTCGCTGCGGGTCGCCTTCCTGCTCGCCGGCTCGCCCGTCGCCTGGTACGACGGCGTTCCCGGTCCGCTCGCTCCTGGCGCCAGCACGACCGTGACCGCCACCGCGGGCCCGGGCGGCGGGACGTGGACGCCGACCGCCGCCGGCACGTACGGCCTCAAGGCGGTCGCGGACGACGACGGCCGGGTGACCGAGTCCGACGAGTCCGACAACGCGCTGCGCGTGCGCGTCTCCGTGGTGGCGCCGCTGCCCGACCTCTCGGTCTCCGCCGTCTCGTGGACGCCGAGCGTGCCGCAGCCCGGCAGCACGGTCCGCTTCACCGCGACCGTGCGCAACACCGGCGACGCCGCGACCGTGGCCGGAGCGCCGCTGCACGTGCAGTTCCTCGTCAACGGGTCGCCGGTCGGCGCGTACGCGGGTCCCACCCCGAGCATCGCCCCCGGGGGAAGCGCGACGCTGAGCGCGACCGGGACCTGGTCGGTGCCGAAGGCCGGTGACTTCCGGGTCAAGGCGACCGTCAACGACGACCGCGCGGTGCGCGAGGTGAGCACGGACGACGACACGCTGCGGGTGACGCTGACGGTGCCGCGCGGCTGA
- a CDS encoding type II secretion system F family protein, with amino-acid sequence MGALLGLLLGAGALLLLQSVGPVREARPKARPGWRAATAEMLAQAGITGVTPNALVLSCFGTGVVVLLAMLALSGSPVVAAAFGVLAASAPVTLVRHRRQRRRTDLRELWPEVVDNLASGVRAGLSLPEALTQVGVRGPEQLREPFARFGEDYRATGRFDACLDRLKERLADPVGDRIVESLRIAREVGGSDLGRLLRTLSSFLREDARSRAELHARQSWTVNGARLAVAAPWIVLAMLATNPEGVRAYDSAAGALVLLVGGGICLLAYRIMVAVGRLPEDERVLR; translated from the coding sequence GTGGGTGCCCTCCTCGGACTCCTGCTGGGGGCAGGAGCCCTGCTGCTGCTGCAGTCCGTCGGCCCGGTCCGCGAGGCGCGGCCGAAGGCGCGTCCCGGCTGGCGTGCCGCGACCGCGGAGATGCTCGCCCAGGCCGGGATCACGGGGGTGACGCCGAACGCGCTGGTCCTCAGCTGCTTCGGCACAGGCGTCGTCGTGCTGCTCGCCATGCTCGCGCTCTCCGGATCTCCCGTCGTCGCGGCCGCCTTCGGGGTGCTCGCCGCCTCCGCGCCGGTGACGCTCGTGCGCCACCGCCGCCAGCGACGGCGTACGGACCTGCGTGAGCTGTGGCCCGAGGTCGTCGACAACCTCGCCAGCGGCGTACGCGCCGGGCTCTCCCTGCCCGAGGCGCTCACGCAGGTCGGCGTGCGAGGCCCCGAGCAGCTGCGCGAGCCCTTCGCCCGCTTCGGCGAGGACTACCGCGCCACCGGGCGGTTCGACGCCTGCCTCGACCGGCTCAAGGAGCGGCTGGCCGACCCGGTGGGAGACCGCATCGTCGAGTCGCTGCGCATCGCCCGCGAGGTCGGCGGCTCGGACCTCGGGCGGCTGCTGCGTACCCTCTCGTCGTTCCTCCGCGAGGACGCCCGCTCGCGTGCGGAGCTGCACGCCCGGCAGAGCTGGACGGTCAACGGCGCCCGCCTCGCGGTGGCCGCACCCTGGATCGTCCTCGCGATGCTCGCGACCAACCCGGAGGGCGTGCGCGCCTACGACTCCGCGGCGGGCGCGCTCGTCCTGCTCGTCGGTGGCGGGATCTGCCTGCTGGCGTACCGGATCATGGTCGCGGTCGGCCGGCTGCCCGAGGACGAGCGGGTGCTGCGGTGA